In Mustela lutreola isolate mMusLut2 chromosome 4, mMusLut2.pri, whole genome shotgun sequence, the genomic stretch GTTTTTGCTAACTTGAAGGgatatactgtattttaaataagtgtgtgacttaatattttgggattttttttttcctcctttaaaactGGACCTGAACACAGCTTTGAGTTGATATTTGTAATAATCTCAGGACCTGAAAGATTGTAGCATTTAGTGTGTCTTAAAAATTATGTACTGTACCAGCCATGGATCTTTGTAAATATACCTGTCTcccttttttgtattattttagtaaaaaaaaaaataataaatttaaataaaaggggGTGGTGAGGACATGTGAATGGGTgtgggtatgtatgtgtgtgtgtttgtataaggCTCTTTTGAGACGAACTGGTGCTTGTTTAATTTCCGGCTCTACTTAGAGCAGGAATATGGACAAACTGCTGCTACTGACCCCTGCACTGAGCCGAGGTATTTCCATTTTGTCTTTTCCACGGTGGATTGAATATGGGCTGCCAGGACATGACTGAGAAGTTAAATTCTTCCCACTGCCATCTTGCCTTTGCATTCTCTGTTCTGCACACCCTCTGAACTTGAATGGTAAAGCTTTCCAAACTCTGGGTGGTTTGGTGGTCTCTAGTTTTTAGAGAGTTCTTGTCACTGTTTTCTAAGCAGAAAGAAGGAcaggtaaatttttttaactaaaaaaataaccACACATTTCATAAAACCCTGATGAATTTTGGATATGTGAGAGGGCTTAAACATTCCTAAATATGGATCTGTGAATTTAGTAAATTAGCCCTATGGATATACCCCTTCAGtgcagggaattttttttcttttttttttcttttctttttgtttttttgcaacaGCCTTGCTCATATTCCAGGTATAGCTAGCAAACCCCTGTTTTAAAGCAGGAGCCTTATTTGATTCAGTGTAGATGTTTCCTGTCTATCCTTCTGTGACAGGACCTTTTACatgagtgtttttttctttttgtatgtgtTATGTGTTGTATTAAATAAAGAGGAATGTACATATTATTCTCGTGTCCATTGTATTATTTGGTTAACTTGGGTTTTAGTACCTCATTCTATCAGTAGGGTTTGAGGATCTGTTGTCTGTATTGTACTGTGCCAGGCGCTATCAGAAACAGAAGTAAAGGGCAGGGTCCCCACGTCAGTGTATTAACAAACACTTTGCTATCTCATGACAAGTTAAAAGATTACAGTTCAAAATTTGTCACAAAGGTGTGATCCATTGCTGCCTGACATATGAGTTTAGAGCAGGGGAGAAACAGGACTGGAGAGAGCTGAGAAGACTTTGTCAGTTGGATGGCACTTGAGCCGGGTCTCGGGATACTGGGATTTGgctaggaagaaggaaaaaggaatgtCCTGAGCAGAGTGAGCAGAGTCAGGAAGAAGCAGGAAAGAGACTGGTCTGGTATGAGGTGTGCACTGGGATTAGTAGAAGCCAGGCTGGAAGTCCTAGAACACAGGCCCACTAGGTTCTTCCTTCAGGCTATAGGGcgtgtgcatatgtgcatgtgcgtgcgtgtgcgtgtgtgtgcgcgctgcCAGGCTCAAGGTTTGAAATGTAGACGTGAGAATTATCTGCAGAAGTGATCTTCCATGGGGCTggttggctggctggctcagtcggtacagcatgtgactcttaatcttggaggagtgggttcaagtcccacaacgggtatagagattactttagaatttttaaaaaaataaagaccaaaaaaaggaAGCGATCATTTAAATCCTTACTTGTAGAAGACTTCTAAAAAAAGTGCAAGTAAGATAAAGGGTGGAAAAAGAAGTCAACCTTAgaactctgaggaaggggtcggGAAAGGATAAAGAGATAGAAAGGAACTTGGTGGAGAAGCAGTTTGtcatttgtgtatgtatatacacgtAGAAAACCCGAAAAAGGACATatactccaaaatatataaagagtggTTATAtaagtgcttttttctttttccttatacttACATGTATTTTTGGTGCTTTATCATTAACATGAACTTTTAAAAGGGTTGGTCCTTGTGCATGGAGAATAGGCTGCAGTTGTTTTTACTAAAAACATGTTAAGGACAGACTTGCCAAAGCCAGTTCTTGGGAAGTAATAACCCTAAAGATAATTATTGTTATTTGACTACACTCAACTATGTTGTCACTGTCTTGTAAATGTGTATTAACACATTAAAGGTGTTATTgtaagcaagattttttttttttttttttttttaatgtaggctccatgcccagtatggagcccgatacagggcttgaactcatgaccctgagatcaagacctgagctgaggtcaaccaaccaagccccccaggtgcccctgtaagcaagatatttttaaatctataatttCCCCAAGCTTATTTGACCAcggaattttttttcatgtaactcCAATTAACAAATTATGTAAGGCCTGTAAAGCACCCAGCACAGTGACCCAGGAATCCGCACCAGGAAAGCTTAGCTCTTACCATTCAAACTCGTTctgttttattatgtattatattctgTGGTTTGAAAAGTTTCTAAGAAGATAACCTAGCTCCAAGAGTTAAGGACTTCAGAATAACCTTTAGAGAGCCAGCAAGTAATCAGGTAGAGAAATGCAACCCATCTTCTAGAGTTGAATGAAGGTCAAGTGTCTGGAAGGTAGGGTTTTTCAAGGGAGTATAGAAAGATATATGGAGCAGGAACTATGTTTTACACTGTCCACGTGGGCAGGAAATGGTGTCAGACCTGAGCTTTAGGATGGGAAAGTGGTTGTCTAGGACATGGACACAGAACAACCACTACAGATGGAACTCTAAGGCCAAATTAATGGGCGGTAGAGTTACTTTCCTTTTATAAGTTGATTCTAAGGGGGAAATGGATTGTACAAAAATTCTgtgcagggacccctgggtggctcagttggttggacgactgccttcggctcaggtcatgatcccggagtcccgggatcaagtcccgcatcgggctcccagctccacggggagtctgcttctccctctgactttctccttgctcatgctctctctcactgtctctctctcaaaaaaataaataaaatcttaaaaaaaaaaaattctgtgcaaTGATGTAAAAGTTTGAAATAGTCTAAGGCCATGTTAGGATtggttaagtaaattaaaaatatattaaataaaatattttaaaaataagaaatggcaaAGATGTCCAGGCATTAAGAAAGAGCCATTATATGTGTAAATGCACATaggcaaggaaaaataaatagaaaaacttaACACTCCCCAAATTTAAAGAGTGGTGGTATGAGTGCTTTTTCTCCATCCTTTTACCTGAAAGTATTTTCAACAAACATGGATGACATGAGaaagggtttttttctgtttgttttaaagaaacaaacaggtgGCCTTGgatgaagaaagggagagagatgggaaagAGGCTCTTCCTTGTGTCATCactgggagaagggaaaagaaaagactgtATTTCTTCTACTCAGATCCTATTAGATCCCAAAATTGGATCTGTTTTGGAGAGAAGACAAAATGAACTGCTTGATTTAAGATAAagagttttgggggcacctggctggcttggtagagcacgcaactctgggtcactgatctcagggtcatgagttcaagccccacattcgacatggagcctacttaatttaaaaaataaaataaagggcgcctgggtggctcagttggttaagcgactgccttcggctcaggtcatgatcctggagtcccgggatcgagtcccgtatcggcctccctgcttggcagggagtctgcttctccctctgaccctccctcttctcatactttctctctctcaaataaataaaatctttaaaaaataataaaataaaataaagatttggggggggggcgggaaaaGATTATCCTTGCACttgggataggaaaaaaaaaaagtaccaagtaCATAGGCATACAGTGAGTACAAAGTATGTCTTTCGAAGCCATGGTTCTATATCCTTTTCTCAGAGGAGCCAGTGCTACCAATTTTTtcagttaataaatataaatacatacctGACTCTTAAGCATAAATTTagcaaatgtacttttttttttccgttATTTTGGAGGTTATTCCACATCAGTACATGGGGGTCTGTGTCATTCTTTTTGACAGCTCACAGTATTCCAACTTGTGGTGTCATCACTATTTATTGTATCTGTTTTTAACTGATGAGCATTTAGATGACCGTCACAAGGCTGACTGTGATATCTGTGGAGGCATATAGAAGTTCATCCTGGTGTAGGTAATAATGACCTGACGTACTAGAGGTGAAAGTCAGTGTCTCGGATCTTTGACGTTGCTTCTTATCCAAGTAAAGCTTTGAGAAGTACTtgataaaccatttttttttaagggttttgaaAATTGGAAAGCGAAGCAGAAAAGCTGATTCTGGGTGCACCAAGGGTTGAATTACATGGCAAGTgagatcatgtgatttttcaaaGGACGGGTCCCTCTGATGCCAGTATGCCCCGGTATGTCATGAGGATCCTTACCTCGAAAATGATGCTCTCCCCCATCGGTGTGTGCCTTGACGTGGCTTGTTTTTTCTGTCTGTATAATTACCTCTTCTGTGTCCCTGTGTCTGTCCCTCTGCCATTTCCCCACTCTTTTTTCTAATAGGTGGCATAGCATGAAGGAGAACACGCTGACATGAGACAGATGGGTTCCCAAGTCCCTACTATAAAGCCCTAATTTAGACAAGATGCTTAGCTCATTTTAGCCTGTTTCCTTATATGTACAGTGATGATAGCCAATGGTGGGGGCGTGGCTGAGTTAGAGACTAGATAGGGAAAGCACCTAGCATAGTGCCTAGCACATACAAGCTAATGAATGGTGGCTATGTTATTCTCActctctgccttttttcttaaattcatttctTAAACTCATGCTTCCTCTTGTTCTCCTAACTTCCAAAACTGCAGAGGTGAAGCcgtagtgtttaaaaaaaaaaaaaaaaatctttcccttttttaatacttaaagtaCAGAAGTGGATAAACATCAGAATTCTTTGATCACAGGTGTCAAACCCCTGGCTTAACAAAGAGAATCTTCTCTAAAAACTAGAGTCTGTTAAACAAAACAGTAAAGGGCATCTTTTGGTTCATGTAACTAATAGTCTAGAGGTGAGCGTGGTGTAGGTGAAAGCTTTACCCAGTGGTTCAGTGTCCTCAACACTGTCTCCGTGGGGACAAAGGGTCAGATTCCACACAGTCTGACTTCAGGCTCTCCCTTTGCAGCCACATGGCCACTCCCACTCTAAACAACATGTATGTGCTAtgtgtagtttatttttgctttattgtaCCTCAAATGCAAAGCAATGCGTTAATCAGGGGCCTCAATTCATAGCACATGGTCATCACCACTCAGTACAAAAACTCATTCCCTCTCTTTATTATATAAGATTcagtttctccttccttccttagtCCCCAGTCCCCCGTATCTCATAGGTGCCCACTTGATACATGGCCCTTCCCATCCATGTATACTTCTAAAATAgtgttattttgtgtgtgtacacCTTTAATTCATACAAATGGTCTGAGGCTATAAATCTTGctgtttcctccttttctcacttttcttagATTTGTTTGCGTTGCTATGTGGGCATCCTGTGTGTTGCTTATCTCTGCATGGTTTTCCATACTATATATCCACCACAGTTTTCAGAAATTTCTTATTGGCTACGGATAGTTTTCTGCGAGGTGCCTGTTCATCTCTGCTCATCATTCAAttgcattttatctttttgttgcaGATATTAATCTCTTACCAGGTTGAGATGTGTTTGATATTTTCATCTATAATCTCTCTTTTAACTTTGTCCATGACATCCTCTGTTGAacagaaaatctttatttatttttttttcattgtattcttACTTTATTAaatcttatttgtattttttaagggaaaaacacACAGAGTAGGCTACATTGaagaaagcttatttttataAGAGAGTTAAGAAGCCTTTAAGATACTTCCAGGTACTATCTTCAGTgatgcttcttttctttattctgggACTCTAGGTAATATTCAGCCCCTACAGCTACCACAAATGCTGCAAATCCCCATTTGAATCCTTTTAATATTGCACCAACAAAGGAAACATTGTGTGCAAAGCCACCCATGTATCTCCAAGCTTCATTGCGGCCCCATGGGTCCCTTAGCCCTCGTGCAGCCAGCCTCTCCTGGACAGTTTCTAATGGCGTCCCTTCTATCTTCCATTGTCTGTAATCTGGAAGTTCCAGTTTACTATGGCCATGTTCATGCCCATGTCCGTGGGCCATGTCTGACAGCAAATCTGACCTCTCACAACACTCAAGAGTCAATCTTCCAGCCGGTGCCAAGCGGAAAccgaaaatctttatttttaatggtcAAATTGATCCATTTTTCTACAGATATGTGTCGAGGGGTTTGTTAGGAGATACTTCCCTACCCTTGGGTCACAAAGATCTCCTCTTACACTTTCTTCTATTAACTTTATAGTTTTAAGTTTGATCTATAGAGGTATTGTTCATGCATTGATTCTGGGTACTCTACAATTGCTTTTATGAATGGCACGCTATTCTCCATTATACACTCTAATAGTGTTCACTAGTATCAGGGAATGCTACTGATTTCTGAAAGTTGAGTTTGTGTTCAACAACGTTGCTAAACTCTCTAATTCAAATAACTCGTGATTATTTTATTAGCTTTTCAATGGAGAtgatcatatcatctacaaaaaATGACagggggtgggcgcctgggtggctcagtggattaggccgctgccttcggctcaggtcatgatctcagggtcctgggattaagtcccgaatcgggctctctgctcagcagggagcctgcttcctcctctctctctctctgcctgcctctccgactacttgtgatttctctctgtcaaataaataaataaaatctttaaaaaaaaaaaaaaaaaaaatgacagggggtgcttagctggctcagtcaatagagcgaACAATTCTTGATTTCtaggttgtgaattcaagccccatattgggtgtagagattgcttaaatagatagatacatagatacatagatagataagctagggggagggggcagtatAATTTCCTCTCCCACTTCTTTCACTTTTGTCTTATCTTAGATCATTACACTGGCCCTTCAATACAGTGTTAAAGAGTAGTGTTAAAAgcaacatctaaaaaaaaaaaaaaaaaaacagtgacatCTTTGTTCCTTACCTCTATTTTCTCCGTTAAGTGTGGTGTTTATTCTAGATTTTTCGTATATAGTTTTTATGAAGTTAAAGTTctattctgggatgcctgggtggtttagctggttaagtgtctgccttcagcccagatcatgatcccagggtcctggggatcaagtcccaatggggttccttgcttggcagggagtctgcttctccctctgcctgccacctccccctgcttgtgctctctctctttctccctctctgataaataaacaaataaataaaatattttttaaaaaaatcctaaaaatcgCTACAACAATTCCTAAAGAGCCCTTAAAAAATTcctattcctggggcacctgggtggctcagtgggttgagccgctgccttcagctcaggtcatgatcgcagggtcctgggatcgagccccacatcgggctctctgctcggctgggagcctgcttccttctctctctctctgcctgcctctctgcctgcttgtgatctctctctctctgtcaaataaataaataaaatctttaaaaaaaaaaatccctattccTAATTTTCTGGGAATGTTGGTCATAGGTATGAGTTGGATTATATCAGGTGCTTTCCCTATAAGACCAATAACATGATCTACTCCTCCAGAAAATTTCTTAGAAatgtattcataatttttttattcttataatcTTTAATGTATCCttgatttcctctttcattcttggtTTTGTTTATAAGCATCACTCCCTTTTTCTCCTTAAGTCTTGCCAGTCTTATTCAATCTTCTTCAGTCTAATTTTTTAGGAAACCATGAATTTTATTGggtacatccatgttcattacGGTTATATCTTTTTGATTTACTGTTTTTTCCACCAATATATAatgtctctcatttttctttatgatgTGTTTGCCCGGTTGTTGTTTGATATCCCAGGTATCTAtattctgaataatattccattgtatgaatatatcacatttctatttatccatttatcagctgATAGACACCGAGGCCATTTGCATATTTTGGATAggatgaataatgctgctataaacatttttgtacCGTAGTTCCCCCTTATCCAAGTGGTATATGTTCCAAGactcccagtggatgcctgaaaccacttTTAGTACTGAGCCCTACATATACTATGTTCCTATCATACATACTTAAGATAAaggttaatttataaattatgcaCAATAAGAGATTatcaataataatgaataaaataaaacaattataataatatactgtGATAGAAATTATGTGAATGTTGTCTCTTcctctcaaaatatcttcttgTATTGTACTCACCCTTGCCTacaaaatgcctacatgatgagatgaaggCAGGTGAATGACATATGCATTATGATGTAGCATTAGGCTACCACCCACCTTCTAACGCTGTCGGAAGGgagatcatctgcttccagaccatgGCTGACCATGGGTAACTGAAATTGTGGGTCAAGGGGACTactgtacaagtttttgtgtggatgtatgttttcacttctcttagGTATGTACTAATAATATCTGATTAGGTGTGGAACTGCTGGGCCATATGGAAACtctctgtttaactttttgaggaaccacaaaACTATTTCCCACAGTAGCTGaaacattttgcatttctactaaCAATATAGAAGAGCTTAAATTTCTCTGTGtgcttgtcaacacttgttattttccattttttttatgaGGGCTATTGCAGTAGGTATAAAGTGAAACTCATccttttgatatgcatttccctaatgactcgTGGTGTTGAGTATATTTTCAAGTGCTTATTAAGTACTTAGTATATTGGTATAATTATAGTAGATAGCTAAGTATATTAAGAATAAAAGTAATTCTTCAAGGAGAGTTTCCAAACTTTGTGACTTTGTACTGTAACCTTTCTCAGGCCTTGCATGTTTGAACTTACCATTTTTACCTCCTCACATTTATAGACTAGtttagctggatataatattctaaGTTATTTTCCTTCAACATTTAGAAAATATGACTCGATTGCTTTTTTGTCTCCAGTGTTTGTTAGAAAAACTAATGTCAATCAAATTCTTACTCTTTGGTGGACTATCTGCTCCTTCTTTTAgaactttgtttttgtctttggtgTTCTTTAATTTCACTATAATGTGTCAAAATTTAGTTTTGCCATATTTATTCTGTTTGGTGCTCCATAAGACCTATGTATTAGaatcttttttatctttaatttttgaaagcTCTTAtgatttctgtaaatattttcttccctaaatctattttctctctttctggaacacATATTGTACAGATATTTACATCATCATTTCTTCAATGTTCTTTCATATTCCCCATCTCTTTCTAGTACCTTCTGGGAAAATTCCTTGAGCTGATCTGGACCATTATTCATTTTTCAGCTATGTAGCTGTTCTTGTTTTTATCCAATCTATCCGGTTTATTCACTATTACATATATCATACCCagtatttccatttggttctctaGAGCTGCTTATTTGTCATTATTGTCCTCCTATCTCAGGAAGGATCTTTACTATGCTATCTTAAATTCTTGATTTGTTCCATTCTGGTTTGTCTAGTACAGTTTGTTCCAGTTATTGTCTCTTTTGGTGTGACTCTACTCCTCAAATATCTGATTATTTTCACTTGTGAGGTTGTTTTTTCCAGGGTTTATAAACAGCTTTCTTAGCTGGGAATGTATACTAAGGACAGAGGCCAAGGTGGGGCCCTAGCATGTGCTTTTAAGAACCAGGATGGGAGCCTCAGAGGGCATTTCTCAAGGCCAAGTCCCAAGCACCAGAGTCAGATCTTGACCCAAACTGTAGGTCCAGTCTTGTTATTGTTTTCTGCTAACTTGTTCACAGTGGCTTATCTTTGTGTTCAgtgattttttattatatatctctGCACTTTTTAGCTTCATCTATGGGCATTCTTTGAGGCCTAGGTTTAAAGTATGTCCCTCTAAAGAGTATTTGAGTTTGCTTTTTCCTTGCTCCTAGGAACATTACCAACCAAGGACCACACCAAACTAAGCGTTAGCTTAAGGATTTCAGGGCCTCAGAGACAGGATGAATTTCAGCCACTAAAGCATGTGACAGGTTATTGCTTTTGGTTAGGAACTCTTACAGAAGGTTCTCCACCCTGCTAGCCcaccctgagctgagattaagacaGAAAGGTCTCGGGGTGTCTgcctggtagagcatgtgactctcagtttcagggttgtgagtttaagccccatgttgggtgagtgtagagatgacttaaaaaataaaatcttggggcacctgggtggcttagtgggttaaagcctctgcctgcagctcaggtcatgatcccagggtcctgggatcgagccccacatcgggctctctgctcagcaaggagtccgcttccctctctctctctgcctgcctctctgcctatgaatgatctctgtctatcaaataaataaataaaaatctttaaaaaaaataaataaaataaaataaaatcttaaaaaacaaaaacaaaaacacaaaagtcTCTTCTTAGTGAGATCAgggatattttt encodes the following:
- the LOC131829831 gene encoding NADH dehydrogenase [ubiquinone] 1 beta subcomplex subunit 3, which gives rise to MAHGHGHEHGHSKLELPDYRQWKIEGTPLETVQERLAARGLRDPWGRNEAWRYMGGFAHNVSFVGAILKGFKWGFAAFVVAVGAEYYLESQNKEKKHH